In Parus major isolate Abel chromosome 1, Parus_major1.1, whole genome shotgun sequence, the following proteins share a genomic window:
- the LOC107198545 gene encoding interferon alpha/beta receptor 2-like isoform X1 has product MGALMDVPVPLCQLVYLTFLSTAVCSQDEGIKLQMDSHNFQHILSWQAKHDPAMPASYNVLYRHHRSQTWTSAWQCSGIAQLSCELTEDFKDTSAVYHYFVQRVAGAQVLNSSVLYFQPFTQTILGPPEVNITSCPSCINVTIKLPTSHHRDKGKLLSLIDIYEELNYDITLKSLEGEHKRPRQKTTEEVFSTVIGELYPGRNYCVSVVVTASLNKHSIPSPWTCATADSQAQPGYHEIAVAGAVCFSLVIAAVLKCVHAAGFIDPKISLPQSLECIRQLAYSAWVCEPENTASVEIIPREVKSKARACRGSDSSDSDSSDSDSSALCDHDYTRREGLGRGSVSRGWLTPSTLGQYSVSSSEHSQAGDSAAAEPHESQEQQGHPGGEGDTRSEFLSPFSESQGNSECFTISLQTVQLGSLEQDGHSSAAPPAQEDEGDWHCAHDLQAKLLEDTGSVQDAPCSNDFYEWQNSSSSEESSPLDSDTEHGTGYMRR; this is encoded by the exons TGTACCTCACCTTTCTGTCTACAGCTGTTTGCAGCCAGGATG AAGGAATAAAACTCCAAATGGACTCCCACAATTTCCAGCACATTTTGTCCTGGCAGGCAAAACATGACCCAGCTATGCCAGCATCCTACAACGTGCTGTACAGACACCACAG GAGCCAGACCTGGACGAGTGCTTGGCAGTGTTCAGGTATtgcccagctctcctgtgagCTGACAGAGGATTTCAAGGACACATCTGCTGTGTATCATTACTTTGTTCAGCGTGTTGCCGGAGCTCAGGTGCTCAATTCTtctgtgctgtattttcagCCATTCACTCAGA CAATTCTGGGACCTCCAGAAGTGAATATCACTTCCTGTCCAAGCTGCATCAATGTCACCATAAAGCTTCCAACCTCTCACCACAGGGACAAGGGAAAGCTGCTGTCTTTAATTGATATCTATGAAGAGCTGAATTATGATATCACCCTGAAATCACTGGAAGGAGAGCATAAG AGGCCACGGCAGAAAACCACTGAAGAAGTGTTTAGTACTGTCATTGGAGAATTGTATCCCGGCAGGAATTACTGTGTGTCCGTGGTGGTCACTGCCTCCCTGAACAAACATTCCATCCCCTCCCCCTGGACATGTGCCACTGCAGACTCACAGGCTCAGCCAG GGTATCATGAAATTGCAGTGGCAGGTGCTGTCTGTTTTTCACTGGTAATTGCTGCAGTCCTGAAGTGTGTGCATGCAGCAGGTTTCATTGACCCGAAGATATCCCTTCCTCAGAGCTTG GAATGCATCAGGCAATTGGCCTACTCAGCTTGGGTGTGTGAGCCAGAGAACACGGCCTCTGTGGAGATCATCCCCAGAGAGGTGAAGAGCAAGGCCAGGGCGTGCagaggcagtgacagcagtgacagtgacagcagtgacagtgacagcagtgcCCTGTGTGACCACGACTACACGAGGCgtgaggggctgggcaggggcagcgTTAGCCGAGGCTGGCTCACCCCCAGCACCCTGGGGCAGTactctgtgagcagcagtgagcacagccaggctggggacagcgcGGCTGCGGAGCCACACGagtcccaggagcagcagggacaccctggaggagagggagacACGAGGAGTGAGTTCCTGAGTCCTTTCTCTGAGTCCCAGGGGAACAGCGAGTGCTTCACCATCAGCTTACAAACGGTGCAGCTGGGAAGCCTGGAGCAGGAcgggcacagctctgcagctccgCCGGCCCAGGAGGATGAAGGTGACTGGCACTGTGCTCATGATCTGCAGGCAAAGCTGCTGGAGGACACGGGAAGTGTGCAGGATGCTCCTTGTTCTAATGACTTCTATGAGTGGCaaaattcttcctcttctgaGGAAAGCAGCCCTTTGGACTCAGACACAGAGCATGGGACAGGGTACATGAGGAGATGA
- the LOC107198545 gene encoding interferon alpha/beta receptor 2-like isoform X2 — translation MGALMDVPVPLCQLEGIKLQMDSHNFQHILSWQAKHDPAMPASYNVLYRHHRSQTWTSAWQCSGIAQLSCELTEDFKDTSAVYHYFVQRVAGAQVLNSSVLYFQPFTQTILGPPEVNITSCPSCINVTIKLPTSHHRDKGKLLSLIDIYEELNYDITLKSLEGEHKRPRQKTTEEVFSTVIGELYPGRNYCVSVVVTASLNKHSIPSPWTCATADSQAQPGYHEIAVAGAVCFSLVIAAVLKCVHAAGFIDPKISLPQSLECIRQLAYSAWVCEPENTASVEIIPREVKSKARACRGSDSSDSDSSDSDSSALCDHDYTRREGLGRGSVSRGWLTPSTLGQYSVSSSEHSQAGDSAAAEPHESQEQQGHPGGEGDTRSEFLSPFSESQGNSECFTISLQTVQLGSLEQDGHSSAAPPAQEDEGDWHCAHDLQAKLLEDTGSVQDAPCSNDFYEWQNSSSSEESSPLDSDTEHGTGYMRR, via the exons AAGGAATAAAACTCCAAATGGACTCCCACAATTTCCAGCACATTTTGTCCTGGCAGGCAAAACATGACCCAGCTATGCCAGCATCCTACAACGTGCTGTACAGACACCACAG GAGCCAGACCTGGACGAGTGCTTGGCAGTGTTCAGGTATtgcccagctctcctgtgagCTGACAGAGGATTTCAAGGACACATCTGCTGTGTATCATTACTTTGTTCAGCGTGTTGCCGGAGCTCAGGTGCTCAATTCTtctgtgctgtattttcagCCATTCACTCAGA CAATTCTGGGACCTCCAGAAGTGAATATCACTTCCTGTCCAAGCTGCATCAATGTCACCATAAAGCTTCCAACCTCTCACCACAGGGACAAGGGAAAGCTGCTGTCTTTAATTGATATCTATGAAGAGCTGAATTATGATATCACCCTGAAATCACTGGAAGGAGAGCATAAG AGGCCACGGCAGAAAACCACTGAAGAAGTGTTTAGTACTGTCATTGGAGAATTGTATCCCGGCAGGAATTACTGTGTGTCCGTGGTGGTCACTGCCTCCCTGAACAAACATTCCATCCCCTCCCCCTGGACATGTGCCACTGCAGACTCACAGGCTCAGCCAG GGTATCATGAAATTGCAGTGGCAGGTGCTGTCTGTTTTTCACTGGTAATTGCTGCAGTCCTGAAGTGTGTGCATGCAGCAGGTTTCATTGACCCGAAGATATCCCTTCCTCAGAGCTTG GAATGCATCAGGCAATTGGCCTACTCAGCTTGGGTGTGTGAGCCAGAGAACACGGCCTCTGTGGAGATCATCCCCAGAGAGGTGAAGAGCAAGGCCAGGGCGTGCagaggcagtgacagcagtgacagtgacagcagtgacagtgacagcagtgcCCTGTGTGACCACGACTACACGAGGCgtgaggggctgggcaggggcagcgTTAGCCGAGGCTGGCTCACCCCCAGCACCCTGGGGCAGTactctgtgagcagcagtgagcacagccaggctggggacagcgcGGCTGCGGAGCCACACGagtcccaggagcagcagggacaccctggaggagagggagacACGAGGAGTGAGTTCCTGAGTCCTTTCTCTGAGTCCCAGGGGAACAGCGAGTGCTTCACCATCAGCTTACAAACGGTGCAGCTGGGAAGCCTGGAGCAGGAcgggcacagctctgcagctccgCCGGCCCAGGAGGATGAAGGTGACTGGCACTGTGCTCATGATCTGCAGGCAAAGCTGCTGGAGGACACGGGAAGTGTGCAGGATGCTCCTTGTTCTAATGACTTCTATGAGTGGCaaaattcttcctcttctgaGGAAAGCAGCCCTTTGGACTCAGACACAGAGCATGGGACAGGGTACATGAGGAGATGA
- the LOC107199700 gene encoding interleukin-10 receptor subunit beta-like isoform X1 has protein sequence MAAALRAALCSGLLLCVSGMIPKPRNARITSVNLHSTLQWDAPRFPEGNITYTVRSKSINIPGDSYDTLGTRLSLPECDVSSLSVYGHYILQLRAEAGRQRSPWLTLRFKPMDDTTVGPPEVRLKSESGDLHVDFSGPFAGHGQDRWPLRHYYGSWNYRIFYWKKGSTDTDLASASRVAQVDTKHNSEILSQLEPWTVYCVRVQAVIPEWNKTGELSRELCEQTTHNGVTPVWVTVTVLVGSMLVVATAVTVCFFSSFYLYRLTKHVFCPSYVFPEHLKEFLTKPPSALQPFPPLPNEELLVCDKLIVISEQPQSLEEGSGDEASRTPEHPEDSAQGASDSGVGAASGKT, from the exons ATGGCCGCGGCGCTGCGGGCCGCGCTCTGCAGCGGGCTCCTGCTCTGCG TTTCTGGAATGATCCCAAAGCCCCGAAACGCAAGGATCACTTCAGTCAATCTTCACAGCACCTTGCAGTGGGATGCACCAAGGTTCCCTGAAGGGAACATCACCTACACTGTCCGATCCAAGAG CATCAACATCCCCGGGGACAGCTACGACACGCTGGGGACGCGGCTGAGCCTGCCCGAGTGCGACGTGTCCTCCCTGTCCGTGTACGGTCACTACATCCTGCAGCTGCGAGCCGAGGCGGGACGGCAGCGCTCCCCCTGGCTCACCCTCCGCTTCAAACCCATGGATGACA CCACCGTTGGCCCCCCTGAGGTGAGGCTGAAGTCGGAATCTGGGGATCTTCACGTGGATTTCTCGGGGCCCTTTGCAGGGCACGGGCAGGACAGGTGGCCCCTGAGGCACTACTATGGCTCCTGGAATTACAGGATCTTCTACTGGAagaaaggcagcacagacacagaccTGGCCTCTGCTTCCAGG gtTGCTCAGGTGGACACCAAACACAACTCTGAGatcctctcccagctggagccaTGGACAGTTTATTGTGTCCGAGTGCAGGCGGTGATTCCCGAGTGGAACAAGACaggggagctgagcagggagctcTGTGAGCAGACAACCCACAATG GTGTAACCCCTGTGTGGGTAACTGTGACTGTCCTGGTGGGATCAATGCTTGTTGTGGCCACAGCTGTCactgtttgtttcttctccagTTTTTATCTGTACAGACTCACCAAACACGTTTTCTGCCCTTCCTATGTTTTCCCAGAACACTTGAAAGAG tttttgaCCAAAcctcccagtgctctgcagcctTTCCCTCCACTTCCAAATGAAGAACTCCTGGTTTGTGACAAGCTGATTGTGATTTCAGAGCAACCCCAAAGCCTCGAGGAGGGCAGTGGGGATGAGGCCAGCAGGACACCAGAGCACCCTGAGGACTCTGCACAAGGAGCCTCGGACTCAGGAGTGGGAGCAGCCTCGGGAAAAACCTAA
- the LOC107199700 gene encoding interleukin-10 receptor subunit beta-like isoform X2, with protein sequence MAAALRAALCSGLLLCVSGMIPKPRNARITSVNLHSTLQWDAPRFPEGNITYTVRSKSINIPGDSYDTLGTRLSLPECDVSSLSVYGHYILQLRAEAGRQRSPWLTLRFKPMDDTTVGPPEVAQVDTKHNSEILSQLEPWTVYCVRVQAVIPEWNKTGELSRELCEQTTHNGVTPVWVTVTVLVGSMLVVATAVTVCFFSSFYLYRLTKHVFCPSYVFPEHLKEFLTKPPSALQPFPPLPNEELLVCDKLIVISEQPQSLEEGSGDEASRTPEHPEDSAQGASDSGVGAASGKT encoded by the exons ATGGCCGCGGCGCTGCGGGCCGCGCTCTGCAGCGGGCTCCTGCTCTGCG TTTCTGGAATGATCCCAAAGCCCCGAAACGCAAGGATCACTTCAGTCAATCTTCACAGCACCTTGCAGTGGGATGCACCAAGGTTCCCTGAAGGGAACATCACCTACACTGTCCGATCCAAGAG CATCAACATCCCCGGGGACAGCTACGACACGCTGGGGACGCGGCTGAGCCTGCCCGAGTGCGACGTGTCCTCCCTGTCCGTGTACGGTCACTACATCCTGCAGCTGCGAGCCGAGGCGGGACGGCAGCGCTCCCCCTGGCTCACCCTCCGCTTCAAACCCATGGATGACA CCACCGTTGGCCCCCCTGAG gtTGCTCAGGTGGACACCAAACACAACTCTGAGatcctctcccagctggagccaTGGACAGTTTATTGTGTCCGAGTGCAGGCGGTGATTCCCGAGTGGAACAAGACaggggagctgagcagggagctcTGTGAGCAGACAACCCACAATG GTGTAACCCCTGTGTGGGTAACTGTGACTGTCCTGGTGGGATCAATGCTTGTTGTGGCCACAGCTGTCactgtttgtttcttctccagTTTTTATCTGTACAGACTCACCAAACACGTTTTCTGCCCTTCCTATGTTTTCCCAGAACACTTGAAAGAG tttttgaCCAAAcctcccagtgctctgcagcctTTCCCTCCACTTCCAAATGAAGAACTCCTGGTTTGTGACAAGCTGATTGTGATTTCAGAGCAACCCCAAAGCCTCGAGGAGGGCAGTGGGGATGAGGCCAGCAGGACACCAGAGCACCCTGAGGACTCTGCACAAGGAGCCTCGGACTCAGGAGTGGGAGCAGCCTCGGGAAAAACCTAA
- the IFNAR1 gene encoding interferon alpha/beta receptor 1 isoform X1 translates to MFNFFLLSVFAAQIGPPGLELQSTNGVIKVKVSPPEENQRKKMWINDLSFKYNLVFWENSSHAQLQSKTIFPVDTIDDLAPDSSYCFKVQANLPREGKQGLFSPISCVKTTQKVNDSLCATNLSIVALNMNFHLLWSTQDRQEVNYNVQYLHGFLKGLNDDHSDKWLSVPRCENITRTWCNFSSIITNMGFYYLRVEARRDSKSCLSRELKLDPLQMNGIGPPGLRLDLSDASLHILISPPGGAEDEAMRDFYDLSYRILYWKKSSEGDVKQKEVKQTIATVPDVSPSTLYCVKVQAFSVPYNKSSAYSQQECIHTPAGSHLPLIIFGIFMGALLVVLLVASPLVFVLYKAYNKIKYVFFPSCQPPLNIEVSSDFSAIKQLLCRKMNFKYHGKKKMFMFYGSARVPFRGFISGLQTFVPSPAWHSWCLAGILFWNEKGNIHVLKHLYPDFLFILVWPPQALMDEMLQFFGD, encoded by the exons ATGTTTaacttctttttgctttctgtatttgCAGCTCAGATTGGCCCACCAGGACTGGAATTGCAGTCCACAAATGGAGTCATAAAAGTTAAGGTTTCTCCTCcagaagaaaatcagaggaaaaagatGTGGATCAATGATCTGAGTTTTAAATATAACCTGGTCTTCTGGGAAAACTCATCACATGCTCAG ctgcagagtAAAACCATTTTCCCTGTTGACACCATCGATGATCTTGCCCCAGACAGCAGCTATTGCTTCAAGGTTCAAGCAAATCTCCCCAGGGAGGGGAAGCAAGGCTTGTTCAGCCCCATCAGCTGTGTGAAAACCACCCAGAAAG TGAACGACTCCCTGTGTGCAACCAACCTGAGCATCGTGGCTTTGAACATGAATTTCCACCTTCTCTGGAGTacccaggacaggcaggaggtGAACTACAACGTGCAGTACCTCCA TGGGTTCCTGAAGGGGCTCAATGATGATCACTCAGACAAGTGgctcagtgtccccaggtgtgaAAACATCACCAGAACCTGGTGCAACTTCTCCTCCATCATCACCAACATGGGATTTTATTACCTGCGAGTGGAGGCCAGGAGGGACAGCAAATCCTGTTTGTCCAGGGAACTCAAACTGGATCCTCTGCAAATGA aTGGAATTGGCCCTCCTGGTTTAAGGCTGGACCTCAGTGACGCCTCACTCCACATCCTTATTTCTcctccaggaggagctgaggatgAAGCCATGAGGGACTTTTATGATTTGTCCTACAGGATCCTGTACTGGAAAAAATCCTCAGAG gGAGATGTGAAGCAGAAGGAGGTGAAGCAAACCATAGCCACAGTCCCTGATGTGTCCCCCTCCACCCTGTACTGTGTCAAAGTCCAGGCTTTCTCTGTGCCCTACAACAAGAGCAGTGCCTACAGCCAGCAGGAATGCATCCACACCCCTGCAG GTTCACATTTACCTCTGATCATTTTTGGGATTTTCATGGGTGCCCTGCTGGTTGTCCTGCTGGTGGCCAGTCCTCTTGTTTTTGTGCTCTACAAAGCCTACAACAAAATCAAATACGTGttcttcccctcctgccagccccccCTGAACATCGAGGTGAGCTCTGACTTCTCAGCCATTAAACAGCTTCTGTGTAGGAAAATGAACTTTAAAtatcatgggaaaaaaaagatgtttatGTTTTATGGGTCAGCCAGGGTTCCTTTTAGAGGTTTTATCAGTGGTCTCCAGACCTTTGTCCCATCTCCAGCTTGGCACAGCTGGTGCTT